TAAAATTATTTTTAAAAATTATAACATATAAGGGCCCACAAATCTAGCTTTAAATACCTATTTTGCGGCATAATAAAAGGCAAAGTCACTTCTTATTTTAAGCGCTTCGCCTTTTTATAATCATATCTCAACTAAAAAGATTTTACTGGCCCGACATAGACCGTTCGACCTGCTCAATCATTCTCTTAACCATGTATCCGCCAACATATCCAGCTTCACGTGATGTAAGATCTCCGTTGTAACCCTGCTTTAAATTAACACCAAGTTCGTTAGCTATTTCATATTTCATGTTACCTAACTTTTTCTTGGAGCTATTGTTGCTGCTGTTGGAACTCTGA
The sequence above is drawn from the Eubacteriales bacterium genome and encodes:
- a CDS encoding alpha/beta-type small acid-soluble spore protein produces the protein MNQQGSNQQNTNQSSNSSNNSSKKKLGNMKYEIANELGVNLKQGYNGDLTSREAGYVGGYMVKRMIEQVERSMSGQ